The window TAAGCAGATTAGATTGTGGATATAATATTGGTGTAACTCACGCATTGCCTTCtgcaaaaatgcattttatggTGCTACATTGCAACTTAGGGATACCAATCCAGTGCATCAACCACTGACAaatgattttggaaatatccTTGTTTACAATGGTATTTAACTGCTAACTCTGCTACACCATTTGgtatgaagatgcactttataATGATATTTCAACTGCTAATTCTGCTATTCCTCCGAGCATGAACATGCACTTGCTCCATTGTTTGTCATGTTGCCTTACTCATAGAGCCTATATGCCTGCAGTTGTTATCATATTTTTGGAATTGGTTCagtttgagaattattttggattCCCAAATCTTTGTTATGTTGGAGAAAATGTAAGATGGGGACAGCTTGCTAACCAACCGTTATTCCTGGATCAAGGGGGACACTGCAGTGGATTGAAGTGGGACTACGTAACTTGATCATGCACTTTGCAGTCCATGCAATAACCTTCTTTCTTTAAACTTAATTTATGTGgaatccttctctctctctgtctgaaatGAGGATGCGGTACATGTATCCTGACAGTTTACTTTTCATGATACTGTTCATGTTTGTAGAGATGAATTTTTGAGGATACCTTGTAAAGGATCCTGAATTTTTTGGAGCATGAGATGAATTTTTGAGGATACCTTGTAAAGGATACTGAATTTTTTGGAGCATGGAAATATCAACTTATCTTGAGATTCTTATTGGTAATTTTGCCTGTTTCTTGTCTCCTGCatattgctttctttttatttttctgtacaTGTTCCTTAGGTGCCATGATATCTCTTCTATATTCCCATGTTTTTAGGTGAAATATTTGGTGGAACTGATGTTGGAGGTAAGGAGAACGATTCTGAAATCCTAATAATGTTTTTGCACTGCAGAGATGCTGTTCATGTTCTTGCCATGTAAGTCATAGGGTCTGTTGTTGTAATGACAAAGAAGGCCATACATTGTTCCACAGATATTTTCGACAATCAGAGGACCATGGGCTTTAGCACATTGGCAGGTAATCATTGCTGGAACAAACTCGCTTGTGAATCTAAAAATCTTTAAGGGATTTCATATCTGAATAGCTGCTTGAAATGCTGTGCAGGTGGAATCAAGAACGTTGTAGTATGGTCAGGATGTATTTGGTTGCAAAGTCTTCTCATTCATTGGCCCAATACAGAGGACTCGCGATTTATGCTCTCTTCCGTTGCACCACCACTAGTTCTACAATTTAATGGTAGGTATCAGACAATCTATAgaagaacatgaagaaagacTATTTACTCTCCTCAGCTTCATATAGGAGAAGAAGCAAGTGCAGTGCAGTGGTCACACACTTTTTTGTGGATTACCTATAACTTTGCTGGCATAAATGGTTAACagttgaaaatgaaattcaagtagTTAGGACTTTACTTACAACTGTACTCATTCATGTCACAATTGCAAACGACAGATCAAATTGATCAAAGTGGTACTGAGTTTCAGGATTGCAATGTACCACTTGGCGATGTCAAGGTTCATTCCATCCCAGGACAAAATCTATTAGATGCTTCTAGTTACTGGTAAGAGCTCTCTTGTAGTAATATACAGTGTCCATTTTGATGTTCATAATAATAGCCAGTGTGATAAGCAAGGCATGGTGGGTACAGTTGCTAAACATGATTGGACTGATACCCTGATAAAGAGGTTGATTGCATGGAATAGATCCTTTGTGGAACCAATGAATGATAATCTTTGTCATCAGTGTTATCCAATGCAGAGAGGGTGTAACATCTCAAGCTTAATGTTGAGGAGAAACCACCTTCAAATGTCGCTTGCGTTAGTGATCCCATACTGACGCGGTTGAACTGCCACCATAATGTTTACTTGTGGTAGCGAATTGCATGGCGAAGCAGATTGCTGTAATAAGTTTGATTCTGATATCGACTGCATAGACCAACCAAAAGCAGTTTCACTTCATAATGGTGTGCTTCTTTTCCTATCTTCCAGTTCATTTTTCCTATTTGAGGAAAAAATACCAGAAATGCTTGTTTTGCTCCTGATGCTTCTCTTGCACTTGCAGTTTCGTTGTCAGCAAAATATTTGCTTAATGCACTCAAAGAATCTGTATCAAGACGTACTTCTAAAGATTACATATATCAGGTTCAAAATCAAATCACTTTCCTTCGTTTAGATGTTGGGTTCTGTATTTTGTTGCATGAAATTAAGATGATTTGAAGGGTTATTTGGTTATCAAACTGCTGGTTGATTTCTTGTCATTACTTCACTCCAGTTGCATTATCAGTATCCTGTGCTTAACCTTTCTATTGGACTATCAGAAGTAGTCCTTTTTAGTGTTTATGTGGTTCCTCAGTTTGTTTCTGTTCTCTAGTATGTCAGTAATTTTATTACCGGCGTGCACAGTTGTGCAACTTAATTGACTTATGTGGCTAGATATATAATTAACAGGAAACTATCTCAATACTAATGAATATGTCCATATCTAGCGGCTAGCCCAGACAAAGGGAATAGGACACTGAAAGCATGAATGCTATGATCAGTtggtttttttcatataaataagTTCCCAAAATTAGGGagattaatttttataaaatattgtcataaaaatatttaccaaTGTCTAAAATGCTACGGTATCCTCATTTGCATAGATCAGGATGTTGGTGATGCTTAAAAAGGCTTTCACTTTTCTAAGGACTATAGCTTGGGTTTCAGAAGTCAAATGTGATGGGAGGTGGATGC of the Nymphaea colorata isolate Beijing-Zhang1983 unplaced genomic scaffold, ASM883128v2 scaffold0137, whole genome shotgun sequence genome contains:
- the LOC116268167 gene encoding uncharacterized protein LOC116268167, with product MTKKAIHCSTDIFDNQRTMGFSTLAGGIKNVVVWSGCIWLQSLLIHWPNTEDSRFMLSSVAPPLVLQFNDQIDQSGTEFQDCNVPLGDVKVHSIPGQNLLDASSYCELHGEADCCNKFDSDIDCIDQPKAVSLHNGVLLFLSSSSFFLFEEKIPEMLVLLLMLLLHLQFRCQQNICLMHSKNLYQDVLLKITYIRWRFVEIDADLSKLDSESKHVMSLISPANTYM